In Kogia breviceps isolate mKogBre1 chromosome 19, mKogBre1 haplotype 1, whole genome shotgun sequence, a single genomic region encodes these proteins:
- the HSPB9 gene encoding LOW QUALITY PROTEIN: heat shock protein beta-9 (The sequence of the model RefSeq protein was modified relative to this genomic sequence to represent the inferred CDS: deleted 1 base in 1 codon): MSDRQVKGSQGGDGVEAEEELPEELVVQVDGGCLKVTGQRQLEGCDPDGSGFRVAQKVHQQMSLPPDLDPAAMTCCLTPSGQLCIRGQCRVLPSPEAQTGPASRLRSRASKKGSKLA, encoded by the exons ATGTCGGACAGACAA GTAAAAGGCTCCCAAGGTGGAGATGGGGTAGAGGCAGAGGAGGAGCTCCCTGAGGAGCTGGTGGTTCAAGTGGATGGCGGATGCCTGAAGGTGACCGGCCAGCGGCAACTGGAGGGCTGTGACCCGGATGGGAGCGGCTTCCGCGTGGCGCAGAAGGTGCACCAGCAAATGTCATTACCACCGGACCTGGATCCTGCCGCCATGACCTGCTGCCTGACCCCG TCTGGCCAGCTGTGCATCCGTGGCCAGTGCCGGGTGCTGCCTTCCCCTGAAGCCCAAACAGGACCCGCCTCGAGACTCAGGAGCCGTGCCTCTAAGAAGGGTTCCAAACTAGCCTGA